DNA from Arthrobacter sp. SLBN-112:
TTCCCCTGTACCCGTCCCCGAAGGAGCACTGTGACTGTCCGCCTCGAAGACCCTGAAACCGTTACTGAAGCCAGGACCGCGCGCCCGCCCGCTGACGTGTCCCACCTGACGCCGGACCGCTGGGAGGCTGCCACCAGGCACCTGCTCCGCAAAGCGCTCGCGGAGTTCTCCCATGAACGGATCCTCATCCCGGAACCTGTGCCAGCCGCGCCGGAACATGCCGCGCCGGAACCAGCCCTGGAACCTGTTCAAGCCGCGCCGGGCGCGGGCACCTACCGTGTCGCCAGTGCCGACGGTTCGTACGAATGCCTCTTCCACGCCACGATTTTGGAGCTGGACCACTGGTCCATTGACGCCGGGTCCATCCGCTGCTTCCAGGACGGCTCCGAAACCCCGCTGGATGTGCTGACCTTCATCATCGTGTTCCACGAGACCCTCGGCATTAACCTCCAAATGCTCCCGGTCTACCTCGAAGAGATCAGCAGCACCCTGGCCAGCCACGCCTACAAGCAGCGCGCGGACCAGCCTTCAGCTGCCATGCTCGCCGCAGGAATCACCGGCGGCCAGGACCCCGCCGCCGACTTCCAGTCCATTGAGCGCAGCATGACCGAGGGCCACCCCTGCTTCGTGGCCAACAACGGCCGCCTGGGCTTCGGCATGGACGACTACCACGCTTACGCGCCGGAAACCGGAGCGCCCGTGCAACTGGAGTGGATTGCCGTCCACCGGTCCCGTGCCGTGTTCACGTCGAGCGCGGGACTGGACTACCGGGCGCACCTGGAGAGCGAACTCGGTCCTCTCGCCGGGGACTTCACCAACGAACTGCAGCTGCAGGGCCTGGACCCGGAGCAGTACTTCTTCATGCCGGTCCACCCCTGGCAGTGGGAGAACAAGCTGACGGTGACGTTCGCGGCCGAGATTGCCCGGCAGCGGATTGTCCACCTGGGCACGGGCACGGACCGGTACCAGGCACAGCAATCCATCCGCACGTTCTTCAACACCACGGCCCCGGCCAGGCACTACGTCAAAACGGCCATGTCCGTACTGAACATGGGCTTCATGCGCGGCCTGTCACCCCAGTACATGAAGGCCACCCCCGCCATCAACGACTGGCTGCGTGAACTGATCGGGCTGGACGGGGTGCTGCAAAGGCGCGGGTTCACCATGATCGGCGAGGTGGCGGCGATCGGCTACCACAACGGGTACTACCAGGCAGGCTCGGCCGGCGGTTCACCGTACAGGAAGATGCTCTCCGCACTTTGGCGCGAAAGCCCCCTGCCGCTCCTGGGCGACGGGCAACAGCTGGCCACCATGGCCTCGCTCCTGCACGTCGATGCCGCCGGGAAGCCAATGGTTTCCGCGCTGATCGAACGCTCGGGACTGGACCCGAGGGACTGGCTGCGCCGCTATTTCGAAGCCTACCTGGTACCCCTGGTGCACTGCCTGTACCGGTACGAGCTGGCGTTCATGCCGCACGGCGAGAACGTCATCCTGGTCCTGGAGGACGGCGTCCCCGTCCGGGCAATCATGAAGGACATTGCCGAGGAAATCGTGGTGATGGGGGACCGGCTGGACCTGCCGGAGGAAATCTCGAGGATCGGGACCGCCATTCCCGACGGCGAAAAGGTGCTGGCCATCTTCACGGATATTTTCGACTGCATCTTCAGGTTCCTGGCGGCACTGCTGCACGAGGACGGCCTGGTGTGCCAGGAGGATTTCTGGCGGACGGCCGCCGAGGCCGTGCAGGACTACCAGCGGCAACACCCGGAGCTCGCGGACCAGTTCGCCAGGCACGATCTCTTCGCACCGGATTTCGCCTTGTCCTGCCTGAACCGCCTGCAGCTGCGCAACAACCAGAACATGCTGGACCTGGCGGATCCCTCGGGCGGACTGCAGATGGCCGGACGGCTGGCCAATCCGCTGGCCCGGTTCATGGATGGTGCACGGCCACGTGGCTAGGCTAGCAGGATGACGCCATCGAGTTCCCGAACCACAGCACTTGTCACCGGGGCCAGCGCAGGGCTGGGCCATGAATTCGCAAAGCAGCTCGCGGCCCAGGGCCATGACCTGGTCCTGGTGGCGCGCAACGCGTCCCGGCTGGCAGAAACAGCGGAGGACCTCCGGCACCGGTACGGCATCACGGCTGAGGTGCTCCCCGCAGACCTGACGGACGACGACGACGTCGCCGCCGTCGTCGAACGCCTGGAAGACACCAGCCGGCCGGTGGGGATCCTGGTCAACAACGCAGGGATCGGGCTGTTGCACAACTTTGAGGACAACCACGCGCCGGAGGAGAAGAAGCACCTGAAGCTGCACGCCGAAACGTCCATGGTGCTGACGCATGCGGCGCTGAAGGGCATGCTCGAGCGCGGGGAGGGACGGATCATCAATGTGGCCAGCGTGGCCGCGTTCCTGCCCCGCGGCACCTATTCCGCGGCCAAGGCCTGGCTGGTCAGTTTCAGCCGGTGGGCGAACCTGGCCTACCGCACCCGGGGCATCAAGGTCACGGCTGTCTGCCCCGGCTTCACCCACACGGAATTCCACGACCGGATGGGGATGGATAAGTCCGTGGCGCCGTCGTGGACGTGGCTGCGCGCCGAGCGGGTGGTCAGTGAAGGCCTGGCGGACAACGAGCGCGGCAAGGCGGTGTCCATCCCGTCCAAGCGCTACAAGGTGCTGGCGGCGGTGGCCAAGGTGGCTCCGGCGCGGCTAATGGCGGGGCCGCCGCGGAAGCCGAAGTAGGCCCGGGAGCGGAGTGCGGGTGCGGGCTCCGGGCCGGCGGACAGCCACCACCACCAGGATCCCCAGCAGCGCACCCACCAGGGTTTCCACCGCGCGCTCCAGGATCAGGACCTGCGGTTCGGTGGGGGCGGCCAGCTGCGTCATGAGCAGGATGACCGGCGTGAACCAGACCATGGCCAGGCCGTAGTGCCTGGTCATGAACAGTTCGGTGGCGAACTGGAAGAGGATGACCAGGAGGGCCAGGACCGTGGCCTGGTGCACCGGCTCCTGGAGTGCCGGATAGAGGGCAGCCAGTGCCCACGGTCCCGGCAGGATCACGACGGCGGTAACCACCAGGCCCAGGAGTGTTCCCACGATGCGGTGGACGCCCCGCCGGACACTGCTGGGCAGGTCGGCCCCGGCGAGCGGTACGGCGGCTGCCGCCATGGCCCAGTGCGGGTGGCCGCTGCCGCTCAGGACACCCACCGTTCCGGCAGCACCCACGGCCAGTATGTACCGGGCGGCGTGGACGGTCAGTTCCCGCTGCCTTGCGGCCGAACGGGGCGGCAGGTTCCTGGTGGCCCCGGGTTCCCATGCCCTTTGCCGCACCCAGCCGCTGAAGCCGATCAGGATCGAGAACACTGATGATCCCGCCGCGATGAGCATGGCCACATACCACGGGACTGCGGTGGGAACGGAGGCACACGCACCCAGGGCCAGGATTCCAAAAAAGGGCCCGTTCGGCTTCAGCCGTACGCGGTCCGAGTACACCGAGCCCACTCCGGCCAGGGTGGCCTCCACTGCTACCAGCCACCAGGAGTGGATGTGGTTGATGGACAGCGTTACCCCTACGAACACGCCGCTGAGCAGCACCAGGGCACCCTGCCCCTGGTGGCGGAGCCGCAGCTGGTGCGGTTCCAAACGGCCGTACATGCCGGTCAACGCGCCGAACACGGCGTAGATGATGAGGTCCGTCCGGCCGGCGGCCAGCAGGAGCAGCGAGGGGGCGGCAACGCTGAGGGCCACGCGCAGTGCGGCAAGGTGGTCGTTGGTGGCAGGCTCCAGCCGGTGGAGTGCGCGCACCTGTGCCACTACGCGCTTCATATCCCGGCACCTGTCCTGTCTTGTTGTCCTGCCGTGGCCCAAAGGCCTTTGGGAACGTATCACCGGCATCGGGCAGAGTCATACTGCCGGTAGTCACAATAGGAAATCCGCAGGCACGCAAAGGCCCGTCCCCGCGTGCTTCCCCCAAGGAAGCACGCGGGGACGGGCCTGT
Protein-coding regions in this window:
- a CDS encoding SDR family NAD(P)-dependent oxidoreductase, with the protein product MTPSSSRTTALVTGASAGLGHEFAKQLAAQGHDLVLVARNASRLAETAEDLRHRYGITAEVLPADLTDDDDVAAVVERLEDTSRPVGILVNNAGIGLLHNFEDNHAPEEKKHLKLHAETSMVLTHAALKGMLERGEGRIINVASVAAFLPRGTYSAAKAWLVSFSRWANLAYRTRGIKVTAVCPGFTHTEFHDRMGMDKSVAPSWTWLRAERVVSEGLADNERGKAVSIPSKRYKVLAAVAKVAPARLMAGPPRKPK
- a CDS encoding FUSC family protein, with protein sequence MKRVVAQVRALHRLEPATNDHLAALRVALSVAAPSLLLLAAGRTDLIIYAVFGALTGMYGRLEPHQLRLRHQGQGALVLLSGVFVGVTLSINHIHSWWLVAVEATLAGVGSVYSDRVRLKPNGPFFGILALGACASVPTAVPWYVAMLIAAGSSVFSILIGFSGWVRQRAWEPGATRNLPPRSAARQRELTVHAARYILAVGAAGTVGVLSGSGHPHWAMAAAAVPLAGADLPSSVRRGVHRIVGTLLGLVVTAVVILPGPWALAALYPALQEPVHQATVLALLVILFQFATELFMTRHYGLAMVWFTPVILLMTQLAAPTEPQVLILERAVETLVGALLGILVVVAVRRPGARTRTPLPGLLRLPRRPRH
- a CDS encoding IucA/IucC family protein — encoded protein: MSHLTPDRWEAATRHLLRKALAEFSHERILIPEPVPAAPEHAAPEPALEPVQAAPGAGTYRVASADGSYECLFHATILELDHWSIDAGSIRCFQDGSETPLDVLTFIIVFHETLGINLQMLPVYLEEISSTLASHAYKQRADQPSAAMLAAGITGGQDPAADFQSIERSMTEGHPCFVANNGRLGFGMDDYHAYAPETGAPVQLEWIAVHRSRAVFTSSAGLDYRAHLESELGPLAGDFTNELQLQGLDPEQYFFMPVHPWQWENKLTVTFAAEIARQRIVHLGTGTDRYQAQQSIRTFFNTTAPARHYVKTAMSVLNMGFMRGLSPQYMKATPAINDWLRELIGLDGVLQRRGFTMIGEVAAIGYHNGYYQAGSAGGSPYRKMLSALWRESPLPLLGDGQQLATMASLLHVDAAGKPMVSALIERSGLDPRDWLRRYFEAYLVPLVHCLYRYELAFMPHGENVILVLEDGVPVRAIMKDIAEEIVVMGDRLDLPEEISRIGTAIPDGEKVLAIFTDIFDCIFRFLAALLHEDGLVCQEDFWRTAAEAVQDYQRQHPELADQFARHDLFAPDFALSCLNRLQLRNNQNMLDLADPSGGLQMAGRLANPLARFMDGARPRG